A genomic segment from Nicotiana tabacum cultivar K326 chromosome 7, ASM71507v2, whole genome shotgun sequence encodes:
- the LOC107776938 gene encoding uncharacterized protein LOC107776938, producing the protein MTSSIHGSSAVLHPSATTSAAFTGENCSIKSISLKRKSPPPPSSPSDEPSPKKITLHPPPSSSSTAAAAETVPEKTPSPAFSPFSSKRVSNKSPFSTCSTTTTYNPAISPLPFSRFTATQPHNNTLRRTLSEPPGFNSFTAFVTYMNSQSPENAKNSNISAVNWQRPLCRSISVPTNTDILVPAAVNLPLPSNPSLNSEKTTKRKILNQFLNEKNEADGKEDTSPGKEENHSNNFEGSKQFVNENETDDKGHSTASDKEYLSG; encoded by the exons ATGACTTCCAGCATTCACGGTTCCTCCGCCGTCCTCCACCCCTCTGCCACCACGTCAGCCGCCTTCACCGGTGAAAACTGCAGCATAAAGAGTATCTCTCTGAAGAGAAAATCTCCACCACCACCCTCTTCTCCTTCTGATGAACCCTCCCCCAAAAAAATCACTCTCCATCCACCACCATCCTCCTCCTCTACCGCCGCCGCCGCCGAAACGGTACCGGAAAAAACACCATCCCCTGCTTTTTCACCCTTTTCCTCCAAAAGGGTATCTAACAAATCACCATTCTCCACGTGTTCAACTACTACAACTTATAATCCGGCCATTTCACCACTCCCATTTTCAAGATTCACAGCAACGCAGCCGCACAATAACACTCTGCGGCGGACACTCTCAGAACCACCGGGTTTCAATTCTTTTACTGCTTTTGTTACGTACATGAATTCTCAGTCACCGGAAAATGCTAAGAACAGTAATATCTCTGCCGTTAATTGGCAACGTCCTCTTTGTAGATCAATTTCTGTTCCTACTAATACTGATATTCTGGTTCCGGCAGCTGTGAACCTGCCTTTGCCATCAAATCCATCACTTAATTCTGAAAAGACTACCAAAAGAAAG ATTTTAAATCAGTTTCTGAATGAAAAAAATGAAGCAGATGGTAAAGAAGATACTAGTCCTGGTAAGGAAGAGAATCACAGTAACAACTTTGAG GGCTCAAAACAGTTTGTGAATGAAAATGAAACTGATGATAAGGGGCACAGTACTGCTTCTGATAAAGAATACTTGTCGGGTTAA
- the LOC107776939 gene encoding haloacid dehalogenase-like hydrolase domain-containing protein At2g33255: MQLLLSKAFLFLHTTRTFSSFSTMAISTSTSISLSSKPHLKGVVFDMDGTLTVPVIDFQAMYKAVLGHDEYLAVKSKNPSGIDILHHIENWSPDKQRRAYEIIADFEKQGQDRLQIMPGAAELCSFLDSQNIRRGLITRNVKDAVDLFHIRFGVKFSPALSREFRPYKPDPAPLLHICSTWGVQSNEVIMIGDSLKDDVACGKRAGAFTCLLDETGRYDAPEYANVEHQPDYKASSLVEVQSLLERHFELTS, from the exons ATGCAGCTTCTACTTTCAAAAGCTTTCCTTTTTCTACATACAACAAgaaccttttcttctttttcaacaaTGGCTATATCTACATCCACTTCAATTTCTCTTTCTTCAAAACCCCATCTTAAGGGTGTTGTATTTGACATGGACGGAACCCTAACGGTTCCCGTTATTGATTTTCAAGCCATGTATAAAGCTGTTCTTGGTCATGATGAGTACCTTGCCGTTAAATCCAAGAACCCTTCTGGCATTGATATTTTGCACCACATTGAAAATTGGAGCCCCGATAAACAACGTAGGGCTTATGAAATTATTGCTGATTTTGAAAAACAGGGTCAGGATCGCCTCCAAATCATGCCCg GTGCTGCAGAACTTTGCAGTTTTCTTGATTCTCAGAATATTAG AAGGGGATTAATCACTCGAAATGTCAAAGATGCAGTTGACTTGTTTCATATACGCTTTGGA GTAAAATTTTCTCCTGCACTGAGCAGGGAATTTCGTCCTTATAAACCAGACCCAGCTCCATTGCTGCATATTTGTTCAACTTGGGGAGTTCAATCTAATGAAGTAATAATGATTGGGGACAGCCTTAAAGATGAT GTTGCTTGTGGCAAACGAGCTGGAGCATTTACTTGCTTGCTCGACGAAACAGGAAGGTATGATGCTCCAGAATATGCAAACGTCGAACACCAACCGGACTATAAGGCGTCTTCTCTTGTTGAGGTTCAGTCACTGTTAGAAAGACATTTTGAGCTGACATCTTAA
- the LOC107776937 gene encoding DEAD-box ATP-dependent RNA helicase 13: MASQSSNKKRPNKSKKRSRFDSEEFERINSLPWNSTISEEDDAFSFLIGSNDVEGGGFLSLEEIDESEYNLDIAKPSGGSEKKGKTTPKKQKLDTKNEELNDEAKGESKEDTEEVEKDTKQKKNKKKKQKKKKDKINKDAVNKAEGNEESAAVTDENDDREQDSVDETEYYAWNELRLHPLLMKSIYALKFKEPTPIQKMCIPAAAHQGKDVVGAAETGSGKTLAFGLPILQRLLEEREKAERQLTENGEMDEKVAPTGLLRALIITPTRELALQVTDHLKEAARHSNFRVVPIVGGMSSEKQERLLRTRPEIVVGTPGRLWELMSGGEIHLVELHSVSFFVLDEADRMIENGHFHELQSIVDMLPMASKSTDGDSQKTHNCETVSSVQRKKRQTFVFSATIALSADFRKKLKRGSQKSKANDELNSIETLSERAGMRADAAIIDLTNASILANKLEESFIDCSEEDKDGYLYYILSVHGQGRTIVFCTSIAALRHISSLLRILGVNIWTLHAQMQQRARLKAIDRFRSNEHGILIATDVAARGLDIPGVRTVIHYQLPHSAEVYVHRSGRTARAHSDGCSIALITPNDTSKFAALCKSFSKENFQRFPLEMSYMPEVMKRLSLARQIDKISRKDSQDKAKKNWLERNADSMGLILEDNDSEEERVNNHKRKKTTSAQLNKLQEELKILLSRPLQPKTFSKRYLAGAGVSPLLQHQLEELAKQKNPNNSGDVKRKKLMVIGQDCVEPLQALRSAGPQANFNLKGIAEKRKDVNELRRKRKETKKRMREQRRKQKKKLQAGKE; this comes from the exons ATGGCTTCTCAGTCTTCAAATAAGAAGAGaccaaacaaatcaaagaaaCGAAGCCGATTTGACTCAGAAGAATTCGAACGAATCAACTCACTACCATGGAACTCTACAATATCCGAAGAGGACGATGCTTTCTCCTTTCTCATTGGCTCCAACGACGTCGAAGGAGGAG GTTTTCTATCTCTTGAAGAGATCGATGAATCAGAGTACAATTTAGATATTGCCAAACCAAGTGGAGGAAGTGAGAAAAAGGGGAAGACAACACCGAAGAAACAGAAATTAGATACCAAGAATGAGGAATTGAATGATGAGGCTAAGGGTGAGagcaaagaagatactgaggaggTGGAAAAggacacaaaacaaaagaagaacaagaagaagaagcagaagaaaaagaaagataagaTCAATAAAGATGCCGTAAATAAAGCTGAAGGAAATGAAGAGTCAGCAGCTG TCACTGATGAAAACGATGATCGAGAACAGGATTCAGTAGATGAAACTGAATATTATGCATGGAATGAACTGAGACTTCATCCCCTGCTCATGAAATCAATATATGCGCTCAAGTTCAAAGAACCCACACCAATACAGAAAATGTGCATTCCAGCAGCTGCTCACCAAGGAAAG GATGTTGTGGGTGCTGCGGAGACAGGATCAGGGAAAACACTAGCTTTTGGTCTGCCCATTCTTCAACGCCTGCTTGAGGAACGAGAAAAGGCCGAAAGGCAGCTTACAGAAAATGGAGAAATGGATGAAAAAGTCGCTCCGACAGGTCTTCTCCGTGCTCTAATTATTACTCCTACAAGAGAGCTTGCCCTTCAG GTCACCGATCATTTGAAGGAAGCAGCAAGACATTCCAATTTTAGGGTTGTCCCTATTGTTGGTGGAATGTCAAGTGAAAAACAGGAAAGACTTTTGAGAACAAGGCCTGAAATTGTTGTCGGAACTCCAGGGAGGCTCTGGGAACTTATGTCTGGCGGTGAAATTCATCTTGTGGAG CTACACTCAGTGTCGTTTTTTGTGCTGGACGAGGCGGATCGCATGATAGAAAATGGCCATTTCCATGAGTTGCAGTCCATAGTTGACATGCTTCCTATGGCTAGTAAATCAACTGATGGCGATTCGCAGAAAACACATAATTGTGAAACAGTTTCCAGTGTCCAAAGAAAGAAAAGGCAAACATTCGTGTTTTCTGCTACCATTGCTTTGTCTGCTGATTTCAGGAAGAAGCTAAAGCGCGGATCACAAAAATCAAAAGCAAACGATGAGTTGAATTCAATAGAAACTCTGTCTGAGAGAGCAGGAATGAGGGCAGATGCTGCAATAATTGATCTGACCAATGCATCAATTCTAGCAAACAAGCTCGAGGAATCGTTTATAGA CTGTAGCGAAGAAGATAAAGATGGGTATTTGTATTACATCTTGAGTGTTCACGGGCAAGGCCGGACAATTGTCTTCTGTACGTCCATTGCAGCTTTACGCCATATCTCCTCCCTCTTGCGCATCCTTGGCGTCAATATTTGGACACTTCATGCCCAGATGCAGCAGAGAGCCCGACTTAAG GCAATTGACCGGTTTCGGTCAAACGAGCACGGTATACTCATTGCTACTGATGTTGCAGCCAGAGGACTGGATATTCCTGGTGTTCGAACAGTCATTCACTATCAGCTACCGCATTCAGCTGAA GTTTACGTTCATAGAAGTGGAAGAACCGCTAGGGCTCATTCTGATGGGTGTAGCATTGCTCTAATCACACCAAATGATACCTCAAAGTTTGCTGCTTTATGCAAGTCATTTTCGAAG GAGAACTTTCAGCGATTTCCTTTAGAAATGTCATACATGCCAGAAGTTATGAAGCGATTATCCCTTGCACGTCAAATAGACAAGATCTCGCGAAAGGACTCTCAG GACAAGGCCAAGAAAAATTGGCTTGAGCGAAATGCTGATTCAATGGGACTCATTTTGGAAGATAATGATAGTGAGGAGGAAAGGGTGAACAACCATAAACGAAAGAAAACCACGTCTGCTCAACTAAACAAGCTACAAGAG GAGCTCAAAATTCTTCTTTCACGGCCATTGCAACCTAAAACATTTTCAAAACGCTACTTGGCTGGG GCTGGTGTTTCACCTCTCCTTCAGCACCAACTGGAGGAATTAGCTAAGCAAAAAAATCCAAATAATTCTGGAGATGTTAAAAGGAAGAAGCTGATGGTTATTGGTCAAGATTGTGTCGAGCCTCTCCAAGCACTTAGAAGTGCTGGTCCACAG GCTAACTTCAACTTGAAGGGAATTGCTGAAAAGCGGAAAGATGTAAACGAGTtaaggagaaagagaaaagaaaccaaaaaac GCATGCGTGAGCAACGGCGAAAACAGAAGAAAAAGCTTCAAGCAGGAAAAGAGTAG